A region of Marasmius oreades isolate 03SP1 chromosome 9, whole genome shotgun sequence DNA encodes the following proteins:
- a CDS encoding uncharacterized protein (MEROPS:MER0036069; BUSCO:EOG09264E5J) has product MSDLYRSALSARLAKLPPDISLDDSDEDEENDSLGSLPGSGMGPPAMPRTLKSLQKSKPKREPNPAFSPLSASSFFVEAVQVDVPSRHLDVRAYYTPPKFSGGTVMVCHHGAGYSGLSFACVAKEIADLSKGECGLLSVDARRHGKTTSTTENNMEDEDLSVEVLVEDFVEVVQAIFKDPSMATNLLLVGHSMGGSVITRACPILLEKKYKVGGVVVLDVVEGSALDALPHMHGLLNARPEGFDSVEEAVEWHVTTKAIRNPNSARVSIPGIIVSSNSSSLTTPPYIWRTPLRSTAPYWTSWFTGLSKQFLSARTARLLILAGTDRLDKELMIGQMQGKFQMEVVPGVGHMLHEDDPTKLAQILVDFWRRNERLTSRIGVKKVGDL; this is encoded by the exons ATGTCTGATCTATATCGTTCTGCTCTCAGTGCCCGTTTAGCCAAGCTTCCCCCAGATATCTCGCTAGATGATagtgatgaagacgaagagaacGATTCACTAGGATCGCTACCGGGCAGTGGAATGGGACCACCTGCAAT GCCTCGAACTTTGAAATCATTACAGAAATCTAAACCAAAACGCGAACCAAATCCAGCTTTTTCGCCACTATCGGCCTCGTCTTTCTTCGTCGAAGCGGTCCAAGTTGACGTCCCTAGCAGACATCTAGACGTGCGCGCGTATTACACCCCGCCCAAGTTTAGTGGCGGAACTGTGATGGTATGTCATCATGGAGCTGGGTATTCGGGACTCAGTTTTGCTTGCGTGGCGAAAGAAATCGCTGACCTGAGTAAAGGAGAATGTGGGTTGTTGAGCGTGGACGCGAGGAGACATG GGAAGACAACGTCAACAACGGAGAATAAtatggaagatgaagatctaTCGGTTGAAGTCCTGGTCGAGGATTTTGTTGAGGTGGTACAGGCCATATTTAAAGATCCCAGCATGGCCACAAATCTGCTCCTTGTTGGTCACAGTATGGGTGGTTCTGTGATTACAAGAGCATGTCCAATCTTATTGGAAAAGAAGTATAAAGTAGGCGGAGTCGTCGTTTTGGATGTTGTTGAGGGTTCCGCTCTGGATGCTCTTCCCCATATGCATGGTCTTCTCAATGCCCGCCCGGAAGGATTTGATAGTGTGGAAGAGGCAGTGGAATGGCA TGTAACAACAAAAGCAATCCGAAATCCAAACTCTGCCCGTGTATCCATCCCGGGGATTATCGTATCATCAAATAGTAGTTCCCTCACTACCCCGCCATATATCTGGCGGACCCCTTTGAGATCTACGGCCCCATATTGGACTA GCTGGTTCACTGGCCTGTCAAAACAATTCCTGAGCGCACGTACCGCCCGCCTTCTCATCCTTGCAGGGACCGATAGGCTAGATAAGGAGCTCATGATAGGTCAGATGCAAGGCAAATTTCAGATGGAAGTCGTGCCCGGGGTCGGACATATGTTGCATGAG GATGATCCAACGAAGTTGGCACAAATTCTGGTTGACTTTTGGAGGAGGAACGAGAGGTTGACAAGTCGGATCGGCGTAAAGAAAGTTGGTGATCTGTAA